The DNA sequence gcaacaatttaagtttggtgttgtgatgagcggataatttgtacgctttttggcattatttttagtatgtttttagtatgatttggttagtttttagtatatttttattagtttttagttaaaattcacttttctggactttactatgagtttgtgtatttttctgtgatttcaggtattttctggctgaaattgagggacctgagcaaaaatctgattcagagactgaaaaggactgcagatgctgttggattctgacctccctgcactcgaagtggattttctggagctacagaatcccaattggcgtgctctcaacggcgttggaatgtagacatcctgggctttcgaGCAAtctatgatagtccatactttgcccaagatttgatggcccaaaccggcgttcaaagtcaccctcagaatttccagcgttaaacgccggaactggcacaagaatgggagttaaacgcccaaactggcaccaaagctggcgtttaactccaagggaagtctctacacgaaaatgcttcaatgctcagcccaagcacacaccaagtgggcccggaagtggatttttatgtcatttactcatctttgtagaccttaggctactagttttctataaataggaccttttactattgtattttcatcttggtttttctggttccctctctggggccaaagccaatgatcacttttgttcttatgtattttcaacggtggagtttctacacaccatagattaaggtgtggagctctgctgtacctcgagtattaatgcaattactattgttcttctattcaattccgcttgttcttgttccaagatatcacttgttcttcaacttgatgaatgtgatgatccgtgacactcatcatcattctcacctatgaacgtgtgactgacaaccacctccgttctaccttagattgggtgaatatctcttggattcctgatacacgacgcatggttgatcgcctgacaaccgagcgctcgcctgacaaccgagccagccattccgtgagatcagagtcttcgtggtataggcaagaactaatggcggcattcaagagaatccggaaagtataaccttgtctgtggtattctgagtaggattcaatgattgaatgactgtgacgagcttcaaactcctgagggcggggcgttagtgacagacgcaaaagaatcactggattctattccggcctgattgagaaccgacagatggatagccgtgccgtgacagggtgcgttgaacatttccactgagaggatgggaggtagccactgacaacggtgaaacccttgcataagcttgccatggaaaggagtaagaaggattggatgaagacagtaggaaagcagagagacggaagggaccaagcatcttcatacgcttatctgaaattcctaccaatgaattacataagtatctctatctttatctttatgttttattcatatatcatccataaccatttgagtctgcctgactaagatttacaaggtgaccatagcttgctttataccaacaatctccgtgggatcgacccttactcgcgtaaggtttattacttggacgacccagtgcacttgctggttagttgtgtgaagttgtagtgatcacaatttcgtgcaccaatctcacccaggcatcataaagggattcattatctccttgtttgaagccttggatgcttagccttagctgtgtcatccgttttggagggaaatagtgattcaggaatttttctgacagctgtttccatgtttttatgctgttcttaggttggttatttaaccacctcttaacttgatcttttacagcaaatggaaacagtaataatctgtagacatcctgatctacttccttatcatgtactgtgtcagcaatttgtagaaattgtgccagaaactctgtaggttcttcatgtggaagaccggaatactggcagctttgctgcaccatgataatgagctgagtattcaactcaaagctactaactccaatggagggtatacagatactactcctatatgaagcagtagtggggctagcatatgaccccaaagtcctcttggactgtgcatttccacttagtttcatgatggagcaagggagatggtatgtatgttgatattatttattttataaaaatttattttataaaataaagtaaaaataaaacaaataaaaacgaaataaaataaataaaaaaaataaaaatatttttttttgaagattttcgaaatATTTGGGGAaaaggagaaagtggttaggataaaatttttgaaaaagataataaaatatatatatatatatatatataaaataagaattgaaaaattttgaaattgaaatctgaatttttatataataaaaattcgaaaatatagtttaaaattagttagaaaagatattttttttttgaattttgaattttatgatgaaagagaaaaactcacaaaagacacaagacttaaaatttttagatctaatgctccttattttcgaaactTTAGGAGGACAAACACCAaggaataccaaacttaaaaattttaagatcaaaacacaagaaagactcaagaacaccttgaagattcacaagaacaccaagaacaaaagaaagaacaccaaacttaaaatttttagaaaaccaagataaattttcgaaaattaaagaaagatcaacaagaaaacaccaaacttaaagtttggcacaagattaaattaagaaaagttatttttgaaaaaagattttgaaaagaagatgcccaattgccaagaacataagccaacgctataaccaactgagctaaaaatgtaacgtattttaaagatgtattatttttatggataaaagtataatttttgaaagttaatgttttgaaaaagcacaagaaaaacaagaaaagacacaacaagaaaaactcaagatcaaacaagaaaaattaacaagaacaacttgaagatcaatgaagaacaaagaacacaatttcgaaaatttaaagaaaaatataaaatatgcaattaacaccaaactttgaacaggacactaaactcacgaaaaaaattaaaaattgataaagaaaaataatatttttgaaaaatttttttaaaaagggataataaaagatgcaattctagtgaaaaaagaggataaattcttcctaatctaagcaacaaaataaacctttagttgttcaaactcgaacaatccccggcaacggcgccaaaaacttggtgcacgaaatcttaatcccaatatcaaaatcaaaatttcttatgatctcgtaccactaaccagcaagtgcactgggtcgtccaagtaataccttatgtgagtaagggtcgatcccacggagattattggtttgaagcaagctatgtttattttattagtcttagtcaggatattaattaaaattatcagttggaattattagaaaaataaaagagtgtgaaatagttacttgttgtgcagtaatggagaatatgttggggttttttggagatgctttgtcctctaaatccctgcaacataatgcttactcacttttataaatgcaaggctccttccatggtaagctgtatgtagggaatcaccattgtcagtggctatctcccatcctctcagtgaaaacggtccagatgctctgtcacagcatggctaatcagctgttggttctcgatcatgttggaataggatccattgatccttttgcgtttgtcatcacacccagcgatcgcgagtttgaagctcgtcacagccgttcaatccttgaatcctactcggaataccacagacaaggtttagactttccggatcctcaagagtggccgccatcagttctagcttataccacgaagattctgattaaggaagctaagagatactcattcaatctgatgtagaacggaggtgtttgtcaggcacacgttcatggattgaggaaggtaatgagtgtcacggatcatcaccttctccataattaagcgcaaatgaatatcttagataggaacacgcatgtttgaaaggagaaacagaaacaattgcattaattcatcgagatgctgcagagctcctcacccccaacaatggagtttagagactcatgccgtcaaagtgtataaaattcagatctgaaaatgtcatgaggtgcaaagtaaatctctaaaagtagtttaaatagtaaactagtaacctaggtttacagaaaatgagtaaactatgatagatagtgcagaaatccacttctggggcccacttggtgtgtgctggggctgagacttaagcttctcacgtgcctggggctgttttgggcattcaacgccaggttgtaacctgtttctggcgttgaactccagcttataacctatttctggcgctggacgccagacagcagcatgatactggcgttgaacgccagtttacgtcatctatcttcgcgcaaagtatggactattatatattgctggaaagccctggatgtctactttccaacgccgttgagagcgcgccaattggactcctgtagctccagaaaatttatttcgagtgcagggaagtcagaatccaacagtatcagcaatccttttttagcctaactcagatttttgctcagctccctcaatttcagccagaaaatacctgaaatcacagaaaaacacacaaactcatagtaaagtccagaaatatgatttttgcctaaaaactaataatattttactaaaaactaattagaacatactaaaatctacatgaaattaccccaaaaagcgtataaaatatccgctcatcagaagtCATGAAGAGTTTACCTAGTTGTTGTCGCGATGTTTTGTATTactttagttattatttattattcccTCTCCTTTATCTTTCATaatttgtaagagggataggatttGTTTTATGTAAAGCTTGTAAGTTAATACTATGTATATGTATGTCTATGGTTGTAAGTATAGAtttatgttttgttttaaacggtcttttgaaaaatacagtttaagttttaaataggctcatattttagtattaaatattttaagagtCGTCGAAATAGCCGAATTATCAGAGTGGCACAGCTGGAAGCGTGACATTTTGATAGTTAGGATGTTACATATCATGGCTGAATTAAAGGAAAGAGAgacagagagaaagagagagtatTTGTGCTTATATATAATGTGTAATTAGTGACTAATGTCACTTAATTAGGTGGGGAAAGCATGTGTTGCGACGTGTGGCGCATTAAGCGCTGCATGTTGCGTTTTTGAGTTGTTGAATTAGcgaagttaattttttaaatatcttaGAAGGTAATTAAGGTAATTCAATATGGTAAAACTCAAATAATTGTCTCAAGTGGTGgtatttaattagaataaagatTGGATAAATTACTAATGTAAATGACATAAGTAAAGCCGAGCttttttttcaatcttttgTATCCTATATCAAGTGACCGTCCTTTGTTAAATaagattaaataataatataatattaatattacattattattattcattttatttaaaaatcacagaaaaaaaaaaaaacttatcaTAGATGTTAtgtgaataaaacataaaactcACATACACGTACGACTCTAACGCAGAACCCAGGTTGTTATACTAAGTTGGGTAAACACTTAGTGTGTCGAGTCTAGGTAGTTACATAGCCAAGTCAAGTTTATGTTGAAACTTGATGTGTCTCAGATAGGATTATGTTGAGTCCATGAGATTGGTGTATATAATACTTGGATAGATAGTAAAAATTCCACCAACATTGtaatggagactggatgtaagTTGTACTGTACTAGACAACTAAACCAGGATACATGACTGTGtcatcttctttttctctgctctaattctatttttcatgatttataagacaaaataaaattgtctcTTGCATAATTCACTATACAGAccaaacagaaagtaaattatAAGTTCTAGTTTTAAGGCTTTATtgatcaatttaaaaaataccatAAATTTAAACTTCCTTCTCTAATTCATCAAGAACCTTTCATTTTATACAAGAAAGTCATGACAAAATGATTTTTTTCAAGACAGGTCCCACGAGTAAAGAACATACGGAGATTATTCATATTTTCTCTATTCAGTCAGTAATAAATTATATGAAGATCTCTCCATGGTAAAATGTTATGGCAATTGTTAATTTTACGATGGAATATTTTGTCTGATTTTATTCCTCCATACCGTATAACTCACTAATGGATCTCGTTCATTTGCTCTATACTGTTCTGTAAGTCGAGTATCTTACATTTTACTGCAATACTATCAATAAGTGTTAAGGGTGAAGgtagaaaattcaaaattttgaagaagGGGCAAATCGactttttatctatttttcacCTACTAACATAATACTTAACTATAGGGTCATCACAATAATGCGTCACGTAGTTAACTTTTGTTGACATTTCACATTGAAGATCAAGAAATGACAACGCCATCTCACAATAAATAGAGACAAAAATTCAAGTGTACCATTTATGTGACAAAAATCATCTTACCCTTTGAAAAGATGAAAAAGGATCGAATTGAGTCTACTCTTTAATAAGTGATCTAAAAATGTTGAGCCAAAATGGCTTTATATTTGCTTCATGCCTGAAATGGATTTTTTCAATCTGAATTCTTATATTATATTGtctaagttaatttttttttcttctgctttagtgttttctttaaattaatattcCTTATACCAAGAgacattattttttatgttttaagaAGTTTAGTTTTTGTACAACAAAAAGATCTTAATCATTAACTtttataaaagaagaaaaagaaaatgatttgtaccatgaaataaaataaaaatatttgaaaccAAAGGTAGTGATAACTTGTCTTTTTGGACTTTTTATTTGCACTTATTAATTACTACTAAAATAAATgcataatattaaatataataaatatatagtaaTAATTGTCTTTCAATCCATACTCTAAATAAAAATTTACCGTACACCAAATTCTAATATGGAAAAAGTTTGGTAACCAATAATTTTTCAGTCATAATATaattagttaaaattttttataatttacttCATTTATATAACTTAACaacagttttattttttatctcacTCTTATCAATCCACTTATCATATTCTTATCAGCCTCATTTATTaatgatattaattataatatcatATTCCTTACTATTAGGCATTCTTGTAATCAATACttgatatttttctttatgatttgatttttataaGAATACAATaaagactaataataataattacaaagAACGGTAAtgaaaatttgtattaaatgaattaattataattgattttttatttttgttaagtcATTTATCATCATTTAATGGAGATACAAAACGTGAAAGCTACCTAATATGATTTTGTTTCCgttaattcaattatttttattcaaaattcaCAACTCTAATACGATTGTAAAcacaattagaaatttagaataGGCCAAGGAATTTTACAAGGAGTCATCTTTATCATTGCAAATAGTATGTCAATTGAATTCGACCTTAATACTGTACTTATGGTAGAAGGTACTGATGAAGAATTTGAACAACAGACAGACTCATCGGACGAGGTTATTGTCAGTCAACCAATTTTTGAGAATATGAAAAATCACAATAGTTTTGATGAGGTATGGTAATAAACcgatttttttgtgtttttatgtgtatttataattatattatactaCTATATTCATACACATAACATTCATACGTTTATATACATAACATCCATAATTATATACAACTaacatctaaaaattaaattcatgtttattagatattacaACCATACACGTATCATTTTTTAGTTATTGCATAAGTAACTATTAAGTtaacacaaatatttttaaattttatcataattgaatttaaaaaaaatgtcaaattcttaaattattttattcaattaaTAAATTTACTCATAACATCCATAAATTTATCCACATAACATCTATAATTTCATATTAATAACATCCATAATTTATACtcataatattcataatttcatacCTATAATgtctataattaataaatttttataattaatattatcaaattttaaattatacgTCTTATTATATTCTTCAAATTATCTCATATGTGCACTAGTAGGTtgtgattttaattattttaatatttttttaatattcatatgtatgcttatttattgattttaatatgacgagttaataattatttttaaaaaattatttttaaaaaattatttttaaatttttgtttatattttatattttattttttattttttaatagtctATACGTAAAATATAAGTTGTATAGTAGaagttgttaaaattttttaattatttaactttcaTAATTTTTGCAGAGAATTATTGCATTTAATTGATAATAATGTGATTGAGAGATGTTAGGAATTTGATTTGAGAAAAactgaaattgattttgaaaagaacaTTAATGATTCCAAACATGCAGCAAAATGATAGGTGATAAGGAGGATAAGTGATAAAGAGGTACATGTCACTTACTTATCAagagaataaaaatttttaagacatttctatattataattattcttTGGCTATCTAACATTACCCTTCTAATATATACATagcactaattatttatttgaaatCTCTACACAAGATTTGaccataatcataatcataataattCTATAATGCTAATTAAACATGTTATATCTTTCTGTTAGTAGTGCCATGACGACATTACACAACACATAACTAACTCAAACTGACTGAGTCTTTTGTTTCATTActtcatcatcaccatcatcatcatgattCCCCTGCCAAAACTTGAAGTTCAAAGTCCTTCTATCAAGCATCTTTTCCACAGCCTCAATGGGAAGCCCTTTAGTTTCCGGaacaaagatcaaaacaaacaCAATGGCAGCAGTGGTGATAAATATAAAGATCATGAAAGTGTAAGAAGTGCCAATAGCATCTGTGAGTGACAGAAAGGACTGAGCAACAATTAGATTAGAAACCCAATTTGAAGTTGATGCCATTCCACCACATATCCCTCTGTACCTCAAAGGGTAGATCTCAGAGTTCACAACCCATGGAACAGTTCCCATTCCTGGTGAGAAGAAAATTATGTAAAGTGCAAGGCCTATTAGTGCAAGAAAACCGTATTTGCTTGGGCACCCCCTTGTGTACCATAATCTCTCATTATTTTCACATTGCTTTTCTGTTGTGTCGCCTGAGATCAAACATGCTCCAGGTAAGATCTGCATTAAAATTTCAAGTTCGTGTTACAAACTTACCACACAAATATGAATACCAGTTTTCTTAACGGGTACCATGCTAGGTGCtgctaaacttaaaaatttgtttGGCAAGTTTTTaacaaagattttttttaattgattttttttaaaagatttgttaagaaaaagataatttGATGCAtggatattttatataaaaataattttttattttcaattatatttaaatataataatataaaaatattttttcatcattatgttagaatttttttttaggaaaaaaatcTTTGAGAAAAGGACAAAACTTGTagtcatttttaaaaaatttaccgaacacattaaaattaaaaaaatcttatttaataataaaaaaatatttttcttatctccAAACAAACATAATATATATGATCTAGGACGatataatgatgatgatgacaatGATCCCATCACGAAATATTATATTCGTAATGCTAGAAAGACAAAAAAATCAGCCAGAACTTGTCTTATTTAAGATTCATTAATTGTTGTAAAATATTTCAGATATAATATATTGTTCCAAATAATAGACAAGAAAAATAGATATATAGAAGaaacaaataatataattatctcTTTTTGTTCTAAGCAATAATAAGAAAAGAAGCCTAATGCAGAAGTTTTTGATGCATATATAGGTAAGCAAAACTGAAGTACTAGTGCATCATGCATAGATTCACAAAGTTACCTTATTAGATCCAGAAGCGCAGAATCCGCAACTTGGAGAAGCCTTAAGGCACTTCATACAATCCCATCCACCAGCAGATCCGACAGAATCCAAAGTACCGTTAAAAGCAGGGCAAGTAGCATTGTTAAATAGCGCCGTGTCGGCGGGGCTAACCATCGGAGAGTGAGTGGTGGTCTCATGGAACACAACAGTTAAGACAACAAGGGACACCACAACGCCGGACAAGCTGAACAAAAGAAGCTTCCTCCTGCCAGTCTTGTCAATGAAGTAAATGCTCATAATTGAACCAATTGCATTGAGACCAGCAGTTACAAGAGAAAGAAGGAGTGCTACTCTGTTTGATGCAAATCCAGCTAGTTGCACGATTGTGGGGCTGTAGTACATAACTGTGTTGATGCCAACGAATTGTTGGAAGATTTGGAGGCCCATTCCTGCATATAAGCCTCTTCTAACTGTTTTTGTTTTCAGCATTTTTGTTATGCTCACCTTATCTGAGTTTGAAGCTTCCTTGATTTCCATCTCCACTGACTCCTTAAGTGTGTTGATTTCATCTTCAACATCCTCCGGAGGGTAAATTCTTCTTAAAATTGTTttcgcttcttcttctctttcctgttttcaacataaatattttaaaattttaatatttttacttttaaaattttgtaaagaaaggaaataaaagtacttatttgtttgtatttttgttcactgttaatatttttttcttcaaagtaaaaattatataccaaaaataataattgaaattataaCTATGTTaggtgtacactaaaatcaaccACCAGTGTATAATACATATTGAAAATAAGTTAAactacacatgtatttatacaaaaataatatattatttatacacaattatataataactaatttttaatatgcACATAATGTTTTTATAGAACTCAGTAAAAATTTTATtgacaatttttaaaaaatgttagttACGTAAGATGGAAACCTTTCTGAATAACCAACGAGGTGATTCTGGGAGCATAGTCATCAAAACTATTTGTATTAATGCCGGCAGTGCAGCCACTCCTAACATCCACCTCCATGTTCCTGGTGCCTGAACAAATTGATATCAAAATCAAAAATCTAATTTGTAAGAACAAAGCTTTGTACTAATAAAATCTAGATAATGTGATTAACTGCAGATAGAAGCATGGTAATCATGCAGCAGAATATGAGTGAATCATTGGTATAAGGAATGCATGtcaaacataaaatttaacTCAAAATAAACAATTACAATTAAGAATTGTCCAACTATATATGTAGTAACCACGGACCAAATTTAAATTCATAACATTTatctataaaattatatttacattatttttttgaCACATTATGGAAAACAATTTTGTTATAATCATTTactcttaataaaaaaaagttgaatTTGTTTTTTCCATATGTATCTaactaaatttaaaacaaatgGTTGGACTAGTGATTATTCATCCGTGATTGAACCAACAAGTCAGTAATCTGCTACTTTAATTTTTGTGATAGtattcatcaaaataattaagctCAAGGGTAACACCGTCATCTTACATTTGTGAAAGCCAAGTTGATGAGGTAGGACAGAAACTGTCCACCAGTGATGAGGAATCCATTGAGACTAACCAGAGCACCGCGAACTCTGGTCGGAGAAGCTTCCGAGATGTACAATGGGGACGCCATCGACGCCATTCCAACGCCGAGTCCAACGAAAACTCGACCCACGATGAGAATTGCAGGATTTGTTGCAGCAGCCATGATAACTGATCCAATGAAGAAGAGTGTATCGGCAAGAATTAttgcttttcttcttccgaATCGATCGTTGATCCATCCTCCAACAGAGGCTCCTATTATTGCTCCGGCTAGTGCCATGCTCACTATGGCTTCCTGTTTTATCAACATGAAATTGTTTCATTAATTAACTCTCATTGTGTAATCACTTACTAGTGTTGTTATAGTGAGATTTATTAGTTTTCCATAAGTAGCGATTATTAATCAATTATGTTCTCTCAGTGACAAGCTTTGGGAACCAAACACTACTTGTACTTCTAATTCAGCATAAGCTAAGAGAAAGTGTTATTAATCAATTTTGTGAAATATAACAGAAATTAGTCCTTTAATTTATGAGTAAATTACTGTTGTTATCCATAAAactttagaataaaaataaatttaactaCATATCTTCAAAAAATAGGTTTGCTATGAAAAAAGTACTTAAACGTTAATTTTATTATAggtagatttttttattaagcaATACTAGGGCCAGCAATATTTGTGATTGGTAGTCATCAACTAGctatcaatgatgatttgatggtgtgagattagtgtgagatttcatccaatggctcacctttctctgctggttacatgctggccaaaatgtAATAAAATTGCTGGCTCCTagattttttcatttttattttttgactttttatggataaaatagtaattttttattttatggatacaaaatcagtttttat is a window from the Arachis stenosperma cultivar V10309 chromosome 3, arast.V10309.gnm1.PFL2, whole genome shotgun sequence genome containing:
- the LOC130969789 gene encoding probable inositol transporter 2, encoding MEGGVPEADVSAFRECLALSWKNPYVLRLAFSAGIGGLLFGYDTGVISGALLYIRDDFKAVDRETWLQEAIVSMALAGAIIGASVGGWINDRFGRRKAIILADTLFFIGSVIMAAATNPAILIVGRVFVGLGVGMASMASPLYISEASPTRVRGALVSLNGFLITGGQFLSYLINLAFTNAPGTWRWMLGVAALPALIQIVLMTMLPESPRWLFRKEREEEAKTILRRIYPPEDVEDEINTLKESVEMEIKEASNSDKVSITKMLKTKTVRRGLYAGMGLQIFQQFVGINTVMYYSPTIVQLAGFASNRVALLLSLVTAGLNAIGSIMSIYFIDKTGRRKLLLFSLSGVVVSLVVLTVVFHETTTHSPMVSPADTALFNNATCPAFNGTLDSVGSAGGWDCMKCLKASPSCGFCASGSNKILPGACLISGDTTEKQCENNERLWYTRGCPSKYGFLALIGLALYIIFFSPGMGTVPWVVNSEIYPLRYRGICGGMASTSNWVSNLIVAQSFLSLTDAIGTSYTFMIFIFITTAAIVFVLIFVPETKGLPIEAVEKMLDRRTLNFKFWQGNHDDDGDDEVMKQKTQSV